A window of the Sphaerobacter thermophilus DSM 20745 genome harbors these coding sequences:
- the rpmF gene encoding 50S ribosomal protein L32 encodes MGALPKKKVSRHRQGNRRRHHWLKLPQLMTCPTCGEKKRTHYVCPNCGTYKGRQVIDVSKRSRRQSQQ; translated from the coding sequence ATGGGAGCGCTTCCCAAGAAGAAGGTCAGTCGGCACCGGCAGGGTAACCGGCGGCGGCATCACTGGCTCAAGCTGCCGCAGTTGATGACCTGCCCCACGTGCGGCGAGAAGAAGCGGACGCACTACGTCTGCCCGAACTGCGGTACCTATAAGGGCCGCCAGGTCATCGACGTTAGCAAGCGATCGCGGCGTCAGTCCCAGCAGTAG
- the fabG gene encoding 3-oxoacyl-[acyl-carrier-protein] reductase: MAEDAVTRSAIVTGAVRGIGRATALRLARDGYQVVVNYRGDESEAKAVVDEIVAAGGTAIAIQADVTDADAVGRLIEETINQFGRLDVLVNNAGITRDTLMMRMKEEDWHAVLQTNLTSTFLCCKAAIRPMMRQRYGRIVNLTSVVGLVGNVGQVNYAASKAGIVGLTKSLAREVGSRGITVNAVAPGFIETRLTDAIPAELQEAALKQIPLQRFGKPEDVAEAIAFLASPAAGYITGAVLSVDGGLFMAT, encoded by the coding sequence GTGGCTGAGGATGCGGTGACGCGGTCGGCCATCGTCACGGGGGCGGTGCGCGGCATCGGGCGCGCGACTGCGCTGCGATTGGCCCGCGACGGCTACCAGGTCGTGGTCAACTACCGTGGTGACGAGTCGGAAGCGAAAGCAGTCGTTGATGAGATCGTCGCGGCGGGGGGGACCGCCATCGCGATCCAGGCCGACGTGACCGACGCGGATGCAGTAGGCCGGCTGATCGAGGAGACGATCAACCAGTTCGGCCGCCTCGACGTCCTCGTCAACAATGCCGGCATCACCCGTGACACCCTCATGATGCGGATGAAGGAGGAGGACTGGCACGCCGTCCTGCAGACCAACCTGACGAGCACGTTCCTGTGCTGCAAGGCGGCGATCCGCCCGATGATGCGGCAGCGCTACGGCCGGATTGTGAACCTGACCTCGGTCGTCGGGCTGGTCGGAAATGTCGGGCAGGTCAACTACGCCGCGTCGAAGGCGGGGATCGTCGGGCTGACCAAGTCGCTGGCGCGAGAAGTCGGGTCGCGCGGGATCACGGTCAACGCGGTCGCGCCAGGCTTCATCGAGACCCGGTTGACCGACGCCATCCCGGCGGAATTGCAGGAGGCGGCCCTGAAGCAGATCCCGCTCCAGCGCTTCGGGAAGCCGGAGGATGTCGCCGAGGCGATCGCGTTCCTCGCCTCCCCGGCGGCCGGGTACATCACCGGTGCCGTGCTGAGCGTCGATGGCGGCCTGTTCATGGCGACCTGA
- the fabD gene encoding ACP S-malonyltransferase: MVSDVAWVFPGQGSQRVGMGKALAERSAAARAVFETVDSALGFPLSQTIFEGPDEALVSTKNQQPAILATSIAYFTVLREEGSLPDPVCVAGHSLGEYTALVAAGALDLADAARIVRRRGELMEEHGRGGMVAVLGLDDAVLEEVARETGVEVANFNAPGQTTLSGRSDALEAAAALAKERGARRVVTLPVNGAFHSSLMQPVAEALWPMIEAAPMREPIAPLIADVDARPLRDPDAIRAELLEQITASVRWVDVVRAAHEHGARRFFEIGPGKVLSGLISRIVPGVEAVPVEPLLG; encoded by the coding sequence GTGGTGAGTGACGTTGCCTGGGTCTTCCCCGGCCAGGGGTCGCAGCGGGTCGGGATGGGCAAGGCCCTGGCAGAGCGCTCCGCCGCGGCCCGAGCCGTTTTCGAGACGGTCGACAGCGCCCTCGGCTTCCCACTTTCCCAGACAATCTTCGAAGGGCCGGACGAGGCACTGGTCTCGACGAAGAATCAACAGCCGGCCATTCTGGCTACCAGCATCGCCTATTTCACCGTCTTGCGCGAGGAGGGCTCGCTGCCAGACCCGGTCTGCGTTGCCGGACACAGCCTGGGCGAGTACACCGCGCTGGTTGCCGCGGGAGCGCTCGATCTCGCCGACGCCGCGCGCATCGTGCGGCGCCGGGGTGAGCTGATGGAGGAGCATGGCCGCGGCGGCATGGTCGCGGTGCTGGGTCTCGACGACGCGGTCCTGGAGGAGGTCGCGCGCGAGACCGGCGTCGAGGTGGCCAACTTCAACGCGCCGGGCCAGACGACGCTGAGCGGCAGGAGCGACGCCCTGGAAGCGGCGGCGGCCCTGGCCAAGGAGCGCGGTGCGCGGCGGGTCGTGACCCTGCCGGTCAACGGCGCCTTCCACTCGTCGCTGATGCAGCCGGTGGCGGAGGCGCTGTGGCCCATGATCGAGGCCGCGCCGATGCGGGAGCCGATCGCCCCGCTGATCGCCGACGTCGATGCCCGCCCGCTGCGCGACCCGGACGCGATCCGAGCCGAATTGCTGGAACAGATCACGGCTTCTGTCCGCTGGGTGGATGTGGTGCGCGCTGCGCACGAACATGGCGCCCGCCGCTTTTTCGAGATCGGCCCGGGCAAGGTGCTGTCCGGCCTGATCTCGCGGATCGTCCCCGGCGTGGAGGCCGTGCCGGTCGAGCCGCTGCTGGGGTGA
- a CDS encoding phosphate ABC transporter ATP-binding protein, with the protein MPPTSEAHLVLEGLTLRYGARIAVAPTTLTIPRHRVTAIIGPSGAGKSTLLRALNRLHEKVPGAGVDGRVLLDGEDIYGLGVDPILLRRRVGMVFQQPNPLLTRSIAENVSIGLELVGMPRRERAATVEWALRRVALWDEVRDRLDHPATSLSGGQQQRLCIARTLAVRPEVILMDEPASALDPIATSRIEDLIRELASEFTVVIVTHNMQQAARIADYTVFMTPNEDGAGEVVEAGPTEEIFTAPHNQRTEDYITGRFG; encoded by the coding sequence ATGCCGCCCACCTCGGAGGCGCACCTGGTGTTGGAAGGGCTCACGCTGCGCTACGGCGCCCGCATCGCCGTCGCACCGACCACGCTGACCATCCCGCGCCACCGGGTGACGGCTATCATCGGGCCATCGGGGGCGGGCAAGTCGACCCTGCTGCGCGCGCTGAACCGTCTCCACGAGAAGGTCCCGGGCGCCGGTGTCGACGGCCGCGTCCTCCTCGACGGCGAGGACATCTACGGCCTTGGCGTCGACCCGATCCTCCTCCGGCGCAGGGTCGGTATGGTGTTCCAGCAGCCCAACCCACTGCTCACCCGCTCGATCGCCGAGAACGTGAGCATCGGGCTCGAACTCGTCGGCATGCCACGCCGGGAGCGCGCCGCGACCGTCGAGTGGGCGCTGCGTCGCGTGGCGCTCTGGGACGAGGTCCGCGACCGGCTGGATCACCCGGCCACCTCGCTCTCCGGCGGGCAGCAGCAGCGGCTCTGCATCGCCCGGACCCTCGCGGTCCGCCCCGAGGTGATCCTGATGGACGAGCCGGCCAGCGCACTCGACCCGATCGCCACCTCCCGCATCGAGGACCTGATTCGTGAGCTGGCGAGCGAGTTCACCGTCGTCATCGTAACCCACAACATGCAGCAGGCGGCCCGGATCGCGGACTACACCGTCTTCATGACCCCCAACGAGGACGGCGCCGGCGAGGTGGTCGAGGCCGGGCCGACAGAGGAGATCTTCACCGCGCCGCACAACCAGCGCACCGAGGACTACATCACCGGGAGGTTCGGCTAA
- a CDS encoding beta-ketoacyl-ACP synthase III — protein MRNAAITGWGMALPEQVLTNADLERMVDTSDEWIVTRTGIRERRIASPSETTLSLSLTAARQALDVAGISPLDLDLIVLATTTPDTFMPATASLLQRELGAFRAGAFDVVAACAGFIYAINVAAQFVRAGTSRTVLVVGADTLTRMIDFTDRGTCILFGDGAGAVVLQATEEPVGILSTVLGSDGRGACHLYVDGWGTGIVQDGNREALRRPYMKMNGSEVFRFSVRVIGEAAAAAVEQAGLSLADIDLLIPHQANIRIIDAAAKRLDLPRERIWANLDRYGNTSAASVPICIVEAVEAGALRPGMNVVLVGFGAGLSWGATVVRWGRDGVERVSGGE, from the coding sequence GTGCGGAACGCCGCCATCACCGGGTGGGGCATGGCCCTCCCGGAGCAAGTCTTGACGAATGCTGACCTCGAGCGGATGGTCGACACCTCCGACGAGTGGATTGTTACGCGCACCGGCATTCGCGAACGGCGCATCGCTTCCCCGTCGGAGACGACCCTCAGCCTGTCACTGACCGCAGCGCGGCAGGCGCTGGATGTGGCCGGCATCTCGCCGCTGGATCTCGACCTTATCGTCCTGGCGACCACAACCCCGGACACCTTCATGCCCGCGACCGCGTCCCTGCTCCAGCGTGAGCTGGGCGCGTTCCGTGCCGGGGCGTTCGATGTGGTCGCAGCCTGCGCCGGGTTCATCTACGCGATCAACGTCGCCGCCCAGTTCGTCCGGGCCGGTACCTCCCGCACCGTGCTGGTGGTGGGTGCGGATACGCTCACCCGGATGATCGACTTCACCGACCGCGGCACGTGCATCCTCTTCGGTGACGGCGCCGGGGCGGTGGTGCTGCAGGCGACCGAGGAGCCGGTCGGTATCCTCTCGACCGTCCTCGGCTCCGATGGCCGCGGTGCCTGTCACCTCTATGTTGACGGCTGGGGCACCGGGATCGTCCAGGACGGGAACCGCGAGGCGCTGCGGCGGCCGTACATGAAGATGAACGGTAGCGAGGTCTTCCGCTTCTCGGTGCGTGTCATCGGCGAGGCCGCCGCGGCGGCGGTCGAGCAGGCGGGCCTGTCGCTGGCCGATATCGACCTCTTGATCCCTCACCAGGCCAACATCCGGATCATCGACGCCGCTGCCAAGCGGCTGGACTTGCCACGTGAGCGGATCTGGGCCAACCTAGACCGGTACGGGAACACCTCGGCCGCCTCGGTGCCGATCTGCATCGTGGAGGCGGTAGAGGCCGGAGCCTTGCGGCCGGGGATGAACGTCGTCCTCGTCGGCTTCGGCGCCGGGTTGTCCTGGGGCGCGACGGTGGTGCGTTGGGGACGCGACGGTGTGGAGAGGGTGAGCGGTGGTGAGTGA
- the pstS gene encoding phosphate ABC transporter substrate-binding protein PstS, with translation MIAQSGKRLGALIALLMVAVLVLLACGGGSDSTPTAAGGDGATSTAIGEASTSAPAGSPTGTGGSTSDGGAHSDLQANLTGSGASFPDPLYQRWIEEYKSVAPGVTINYQSVGSGQGKNDFISGVTDFGGTDAYMTDEELAEAPDTLHIPTVLGAVTVTYNLPGVDDLRFSGPTLAGIFLGQITTWNDPAIAADNPGVELPDQPITVVYRSDGSGTTAIFTDYLSKVSEEWASQVGSGTAVQWPVGIGAEKNPGVTAAVQQTPGAIGYVELIYALANDLPAPAIKNAAGNYVTPSLESVSEAAAGFLADLPDDLRVSITNPPEGENAYPIAGFTWILVRGQYDDEAKARALTEFLYWALTEGDGYAEELHYAPLPDPVKELAIQKLEQVTVGGTPVFTSPAQ, from the coding sequence GTGATTGCCCAATCTGGGAAGCGACTCGGCGCGCTGATCGCCCTGCTCATGGTAGCGGTCCTGGTACTGCTCGCCTGCGGCGGTGGCAGCGACAGCACCCCAACCGCCGCCGGCGGGGATGGCGCGACGTCGACCGCCATCGGAGAGGCGTCGACGAGCGCGCCCGCCGGCAGCCCCACCGGCACCGGTGGCAGTACCAGTGACGGCGGCGCTCACAGCGACCTGCAGGCGAACCTGACGGGCTCTGGTGCGAGCTTCCCCGACCCGCTCTACCAGCGCTGGATCGAGGAATACAAGAGCGTCGCACCCGGCGTCACGATCAACTACCAGTCGGTCGGCTCCGGCCAGGGCAAGAACGACTTCATCAGCGGGGTAACCGACTTCGGAGGCACCGACGCCTACATGACCGATGAGGAGCTGGCCGAAGCGCCCGACACGCTCCACATCCCGACCGTCCTCGGCGCGGTCACGGTCACCTACAACCTGCCGGGCGTCGACGACCTCCGGTTCTCCGGCCCCACCCTCGCGGGCATCTTCCTCGGCCAGATCACGACCTGGAACGACCCGGCCATCGCGGCTGACAACCCCGGCGTCGAACTGCCCGATCAGCCGATCACCGTGGTCTACCGATCGGACGGCTCCGGCACGACCGCCATCTTCACCGACTACCTGAGCAAGGTCAGCGAGGAGTGGGCATCCCAGGTCGGGAGCGGCACCGCGGTCCAGTGGCCGGTCGGCATCGGCGCCGAGAAGAACCCAGGCGTGACGGCGGCTGTCCAGCAGACGCCGGGAGCCATTGGCTATGTCGAGTTGATCTACGCGCTCGCGAACGATCTTCCGGCCCCCGCGATCAAGAACGCGGCGGGGAACTACGTCACCCCGTCGCTGGAGTCGGTGAGCGAAGCGGCCGCTGGGTTCCTGGCCGACCTGCCGGACGATCTGCGGGTGTCGATCACCAACCCACCGGAGGGTGAGAACGCCTACCCGATCGCGGGCTTCACCTGGATCCTCGTCCGCGGCCAGTACGACGACGAGGCCAAGGCCCGGGCGCTGACCGAGTTCCTCTATTGGGCACTGACCGAGGGTGATGGCTACGCGGAGGAGCTGCACTACGCGCCGCTGCCCGACCCGGTCAAGGAACTGGCGATCCAGAAGCTGGAGCAGGTCACGGTTGGCGGCACACCGGTCTTCACCTCCCCCGCGCAATAG
- a CDS encoding YceD family protein: MDLRLPNLANDTVLNVAQLLKQPVGATRTFQIHLQRLTLDEGQWARDVEANIRLTRFEAGILVDGEVAGVANVQCVRCLNEFDQPYRSVFDGEFRPSVDVRTGVPMAAPEDDDVFIIDHNHELDLAPLLRQVIILALPMRPVCGEQCAGFQPEFPAAEDEVDDRFAVLRTLLDEGTE; this comes from the coding sequence ATGGATCTACGCTTGCCGAACCTAGCAAACGACACGGTGCTGAACGTCGCTCAATTGCTCAAGCAGCCGGTTGGAGCGACGCGCACCTTCCAGATTCACCTCCAGCGTCTGACGTTGGATGAGGGGCAGTGGGCGCGCGATGTCGAGGCGAATATCCGCCTGACGCGCTTCGAAGCTGGTATCCTGGTAGATGGCGAGGTGGCTGGCGTCGCGAATGTGCAGTGCGTGCGCTGCTTGAACGAGTTCGACCAGCCGTACCGCAGTGTGTTCGATGGTGAGTTCCGCCCCAGCGTGGACGTGCGCACTGGGGTGCCGATGGCCGCGCCGGAGGACGATGACGTCTTCATCATCGACCACAACCATGAGCTTGATTTGGCGCCGCTGTTGCGCCAGGTGATTATTCTGGCGCTGCCGATGCGCCCGGTGTGTGGCGAGCAGTGCGCGGGATTTCAGCCGGAGTTCCCGGCGGCGGAGGACGAGGTGGACGACCGCTTCGCCGTGCTGCGTACCTTGCTCGATGAGGGCACCGAATAG
- a CDS encoding DinB family protein, giving the protein MGTTRDPAARLLATLDAAWADFHASYAGLSDDELLEPGVSGDWSIRDIMAHVSWWEEEALKHLPVILAGGRPPRYSDLYGGIDAFNARKAEEWRGLSLAEVRHRLHETHDRLVAYLQQVPPDHLKSGTRFRRRLRLDTYGHYPLHTQAIREWRTRRESH; this is encoded by the coding sequence ATGGGCACGACACGCGATCCGGCAGCCAGACTCCTCGCGACGCTCGACGCCGCGTGGGCCGACTTCCACGCTTCCTACGCCGGCTTATCGGACGACGAGCTCCTCGAACCAGGCGTGAGCGGCGACTGGTCGATCCGCGACATCATGGCCCATGTGAGCTGGTGGGAAGAGGAGGCGCTGAAACACCTTCCCGTGATCCTCGCGGGCGGTCGCCCACCCCGCTACTCGGACCTCTACGGCGGCATCGACGCCTTCAATGCGCGCAAGGCTGAGGAGTGGCGCGGCCTGTCGCTCGCCGAGGTCCGCCACCGCCTCCACGAGACGCATGACCGCCTCGTCGCCTATCTCCAGCAGGTACCGCCCGACCACCTCAAGAGCGGCACGCGCTTCCGCCGCCGCCTGCGCCTCGACACCTACGGCCACTACCCGCTCCACACCCAGGCGATCCGCGAGTGGCGCACGCGGCGGGAAAGCCACTGA
- the pstC gene encoding phosphate ABC transporter permease subunit PstC — translation MRGTDYGRPTLQKETAGEILMIATGQPVSRSHRLRRRLRHGDVPFRLLAAAFAFVVVALLVAIVGVAWDGSAAAREVFGLRFLTRTAWNPVAGEFGALPAIYGTIVSSAIALLLAAPPGIMIGIFLSDLSPTRLRGPLSLMVELLAAIPSVVYGMWGIFVFIPFFRGAIAEPVSRALGDTVPFLAGPVTVGRGLLVAGIILAIMILPTIAAVSRDVLSVVPTHQREALLALGATRWEVIRHALLPYARAGIVGGMMLGLGRALGETMAATMVIGNTPRIDPSLFQPATTAASLIASQLPTTNTELHSSALVYLALVLFLITLLANSIARLLVWRVAGAAWRRR, via the coding sequence GTGCGGGGAACGGATTACGGACGACCGACACTGCAGAAGGAAACGGCAGGAGAGATTCTCATGATCGCGACCGGGCAGCCCGTTTCCCGGTCTCACCGGCTCCGACGGCGGCTCCGGCACGGGGATGTTCCCTTCCGGCTGCTTGCCGCTGCATTCGCGTTCGTCGTCGTCGCGCTCCTGGTGGCTATCGTCGGCGTCGCCTGGGACGGGTCGGCCGCCGCACGGGAGGTGTTCGGCCTGCGCTTCCTGACTCGCACCGCCTGGAACCCGGTCGCCGGCGAGTTTGGAGCGCTCCCCGCCATCTACGGCACGATCGTCTCCTCGGCGATTGCACTCTTGCTGGCAGCACCGCCCGGCATCATGATCGGCATCTTCCTGAGCGACCTCAGCCCGACCCGGCTGCGCGGGCCGCTCTCGCTCATGGTCGAGCTCCTTGCCGCGATCCCCAGCGTCGTCTACGGCATGTGGGGCATCTTCGTCTTCATCCCGTTCTTCCGCGGGGCCATCGCCGAGCCGGTGTCACGCGCACTCGGCGACACCGTGCCCTTCCTGGCCGGGCCCGTCACCGTCGGGCGCGGCCTGCTGGTGGCGGGGATCATCCTGGCGATTATGATCCTCCCCACGATTGCGGCTGTCTCACGCGACGTGCTCTCGGTCGTACCGACCCACCAGCGCGAGGCCCTGCTGGCGCTCGGCGCCACCCGCTGGGAGGTCATCCGCCACGCGCTGCTCCCCTACGCCCGCGCCGGGATCGTCGGCGGGATGATGCTCGGCCTGGGCCGGGCACTCGGCGAGACGATGGCGGCGACCATGGTGATCGGCAACACGCCGCGGATCGATCCGTCACTCTTCCAGCCAGCGACGACAGCCGCCTCCCTGATCGCGAGCCAGCTCCCGACCACCAACACCGAGCTGCACTCCAGCGCGCTCGTCTACCTGGCGCTGGTTCTGTTCCTCATCACCCTGCTGGCCAACTCGATCGCCCGCCTCCTCGTCTGGCGCGTGGCGGGCGCCGCCTGGAGGAGACGCTAG
- the pstA gene encoding phosphate ABC transporter permease PstA, which translates to MIDTVANAASVRYRRRVWVNRLMLGLTIGSTAVALVPLVLILTYVVRQGVGALSVGFFTETFRPVTIGVAGGAGGVLHAIVGSALIVGAALLLATPLGVLAGIYLAEYRSGPAATVIRFCTDVLSAMPSIVVGVTAYVLIVQRTRQFSGLAGSIALAMLMVPVITRTTEEILQLVPQSVREAAAALGAPRWWTTLTVVLPAALGGIATGVLLAMARAAGETAPLLVTVLGNNQLTFDIFGPMQALPLLAYRYTEQPFAVLNEQAWGAALILVVLVLGTNILVRALTRRRAG; encoded by the coding sequence ATGATCGACACCGTTGCGAACGCCGCCAGCGTGCGGTACCGCCGCCGGGTCTGGGTGAACCGGCTCATGCTCGGCCTCACCATCGGCTCCACCGCCGTCGCGCTGGTGCCGCTCGTCCTGATCCTCACCTACGTGGTGCGGCAGGGAGTTGGGGCGCTCAGCGTCGGGTTTTTCACCGAGACCTTCCGGCCGGTGACGATCGGCGTGGCCGGTGGCGCCGGGGGCGTGCTCCATGCCATCGTCGGCTCCGCTCTCATCGTCGGTGCGGCCCTGCTCCTGGCGACCCCGCTCGGCGTCCTGGCGGGCATCTACCTCGCCGAGTACCGATCCGGTCCCGCCGCGACCGTGATCCGCTTCTGCACGGACGTCCTGAGCGCCATGCCGTCGATCGTCGTCGGCGTGACCGCCTACGTCTTAATCGTGCAGCGGACTCGCCAGTTCTCCGGCCTGGCTGGATCGATCGCCCTGGCCATGCTGATGGTGCCGGTCATCACGCGCACGACCGAGGAGATCCTGCAGCTCGTCCCCCAGAGTGTGCGCGAAGCGGCGGCGGCTCTCGGCGCGCCGCGGTGGTGGACGACGCTCACGGTGGTGCTGCCGGCCGCGCTGGGGGGCATCGCCACTGGCGTCTTGCTCGCGATGGCACGCGCCGCGGGCGAAACAGCACCGCTGCTGGTCACGGTACTCGGCAACAACCAGCTCACCTTCGACATCTTCGGCCCGATGCAGGCCCTGCCGTTGCTGGCCTACCGGTACACCGAGCAGCCGTTCGCGGTACTCAACGAGCAGGCGTGGGGCGCCGCGCTGATCCTCGTCGTGCTCGTGCTCGGGACGAACATCCTGGTCCGCGCCCTCACCCGACGCCGGGCCGGGTAG
- a CDS encoding ATP-binding protein has translation MLRRLHTRLSLGYIALMAGVFLLLGAYLVNYVQDLERQELRARLESQAWLVALAAAPMIGTTEEPNLQEFAQDAAGQIDARVTIIDQEGRVLGDSEAAPATMENHADRPEVAAALSGQIGESSRPSDTLDRTLIYLAVPIVRDGEQLGAARVALPSDQFAGWLRNIVVAVAAALGIAALAIAALSAILAGVITRPLSELIQTARRIAQGDLAARAPEHAGGEIAELSHAFNEMTTTLQANIEAIEAERARLSAIVEHLTDGILIVDDQGQLALINNAAERLLGTPRDRLLNRPYALAVRDHDLAEVIAQAHSGDEPVRRLFEIGQPRRYVEGVAYSIPHRATPVVVILRDVTELRRTDMIRRDFVANVSHELRTPIASLKALVETLLDGALEDEEVAHEFLARMETEVDGLARLVQDLLELSRAESGRLTLSPVAADIRRVAEQVIARLRTQAEPKKLDIRIEIPDGLTPGRFDPERIEQVLVNLVHNAVKFTPPGGIITVGAAAEDDHLVVWVADTGPGVAPEDRDRIFERFYKTDRSRADAGTGLGLSIARHLVELHGGRIWVDGTARPGTTIKFTLPLALEPAPTGDSTPSAHRA, from the coding sequence GTGCTCCGTCGGCTCCACACGCGCCTCAGTCTCGGCTACATCGCGCTCATGGCGGGCGTATTCCTCCTGTTGGGAGCCTACCTCGTCAACTACGTCCAGGACCTGGAACGACAGGAACTGCGCGCTCGACTCGAGTCCCAGGCGTGGCTCGTGGCCCTGGCGGCCGCGCCGATGATCGGGACCACGGAGGAGCCCAACCTTCAGGAGTTCGCCCAGGACGCAGCCGGCCAGATCGACGCCCGGGTCACGATCATCGACCAGGAGGGCCGCGTGCTCGGCGACTCGGAGGCGGCCCCCGCGACGATGGAGAACCACGCGGACCGCCCCGAGGTGGCCGCGGCGCTCTCCGGCCAGATCGGTGAGTCGAGCCGCCCGAGCGACACCCTCGACCGCACCCTGATCTACCTCGCCGTCCCGATCGTGCGCGATGGCGAGCAGCTCGGCGCCGCGCGCGTCGCCCTGCCGAGCGACCAGTTCGCCGGCTGGCTGCGAAATATCGTGGTGGCGGTCGCCGCCGCCCTCGGGATCGCCGCCCTGGCGATCGCTGCACTCTCAGCCATCCTGGCGGGGGTCATCACCCGCCCGCTCAGCGAGCTGATCCAGACTGCGCGTCGAATCGCACAGGGTGACCTGGCGGCCCGCGCCCCGGAGCACGCCGGAGGCGAAATCGCGGAGCTGTCCCACGCCTTCAACGAGATGACCACCACGCTGCAGGCCAACATCGAGGCGATCGAGGCCGAGCGGGCACGCCTGAGCGCGATCGTCGAGCACCTGACCGATGGGATCCTGATTGTCGACGATCAGGGCCAGCTCGCGCTGATCAACAACGCGGCCGAACGGCTCCTGGGCACCCCCCGAGACCGCCTGCTGAACCGTCCCTACGCGCTGGCCGTGCGGGATCACGACCTGGCCGAGGTCATCGCACAGGCGCACAGCGGGGACGAACCGGTCAGGCGGCTGTTCGAGATTGGGCAGCCGCGCCGCTACGTCGAGGGGGTGGCCTACTCCATTCCCCACCGCGCGACGCCGGTCGTCGTCATTCTGCGGGATGTCACGGAGTTGCGCCGGACCGACATGATCCGGCGGGACTTCGTCGCCAACGTCTCGCACGAGCTTCGCACGCCCATCGCGTCCCTCAAGGCTCTGGTCGAGACGCTCCTCGACGGCGCGTTGGAGGACGAAGAGGTCGCGCACGAGTTCCTGGCGCGCATGGAAACCGAGGTCGACGGGCTCGCCCGGCTGGTCCAGGATCTCCTGGAGCTCTCCCGCGCCGAGTCCGGCCGGCTGACCCTGAGCCCGGTGGCCGCCGACATCAGGCGGGTGGCTGAGCAGGTCATCGCCCGCCTCCGCACCCAGGCCGAGCCGAAGAAACTCGACATCCGGATCGAGATCCCCGACGGGCTGACGCCCGGCCGTTTCGACCCGGAGCGCATCGAGCAGGTCCTGGTCAACCTGGTCCACAACGCGGTGAAGTTCACCCCGCCCGGCGGCATCATCACCGTCGGGGCAGCGGCCGAAGACGACCACCTGGTCGTCTGGGTGGCCGACACCGGCCCCGGCGTTGCCCCCGAGGATCGGGATCGAATCTTCGAGCGGTTCTACAAGACGGATCGCTCCCGCGCCGACGCCGGAACCGGGTTGGGGCTCTCCATCGCCCGGCATCTCGTCGAACTGCACGGCGGGCGCATCTGGGTCGACGGCACCGCCCGTCCCGGCACCACCATCAAGTTCACCCTCCCGCTCGCCCTCGAGCCCGCCCCAACCGGCGACTCCACTCCCAGCGCGCACCGAGCCTGA
- a CDS encoding response regulator transcription factor: protein MARILVVEDEASIRTTIAYNLKKAGHDVRTVADGEAAIAQANADPPDLVILDIMLPTIDGFDVCRHIRRSSSVPILMLTARDDEVDRVVGLEIGADDYVTKPFSMRELMARVKALLRRRELLEQELASNPDGREEVFEIGTLRIDPAAYRVTRNGREVQLTPKEMDLLVYLARHRGNVCPTRRILEAVWGYDYYGDNRTVAVHIHGLREKLEEDPRQPRLIETVRGVGYRLAG, encoded by the coding sequence GTGGCGCGGATCCTCGTCGTCGAGGATGAAGCAAGTATCCGCACGACGATCGCATACAACCTCAAAAAGGCGGGGCACGACGTGCGCACCGTCGCCGACGGCGAGGCCGCCATCGCTCAGGCCAACGCCGACCCGCCCGATCTGGTCATCCTCGACATCATGCTCCCCACCATCGACGGCTTCGATGTCTGCCGACACATCCGCCGTTCTAGCTCGGTGCCAATCCTCATGCTCACCGCGCGAGACGATGAGGTCGACCGCGTCGTCGGCCTGGAGATCGGGGCCGACGACTACGTCACAAAGCCCTTCTCGATGCGAGAACTTATGGCCCGCGTCAAAGCGCTCCTGCGCCGCCGCGAGCTGCTGGAGCAGGAACTCGCCAGCAACCCGGACGGCCGGGAGGAAGTCTTCGAGATCGGCACCCTGCGCATCGACCCGGCCGCCTACCGCGTGACCCGCAACGGCCGCGAGGTTCAGCTCACGCCCAAAGAGATGGACTTGCTGGTCTACCTCGCCCGGCACCGGGGAAACGTCTGCCCAACCCGCCGGATCCTCGAGGCGGTCTGGGGGTACGACTACTACGGCGACAACCGCACCGTGGCCGTGCATATCCATGGCCTGCGAGAGAAACTGGAGGAAGACCCGCGCCAGCCCCGGCTGATCGAGACGGTTCGCGGCGTGGGGTATCGCCTGGCAGGGTAG